Sequence from the Saccharopolyspora pogona genome:
CGAGCTCGTGGCCTGGCTGGCGGGTAGCGGTTCATTGGTTAGCTTCGCCGGATGCCGTTCAGCTGCCGGGCGGCGATGGTGACTTCGTCGGCCACACCTACGGGCGGCGCTCCTGGTTCCCCGGCAGCAAACTCACGAGCGGCTGGATCCATGCCGGCGACAGTGCGGCACGGGACTGCGTCGGGGAGCCGGAACACGATGTGGATTTGCGGGTGGTCGTCGAGCCACGGGTGCTCAACGAGTTGTGGTGGGGCGAGCGGGCATGCGCGCCCGCGATCGATCAACGCCCTGGAACACGGCGAGTCAGTCGACTGGGCCCTCTGAGCCCATCGTTGCCGTACCGTTCCTAGGGTGAGTGGCCATTATTGGTCACGTCATCCGGAGCCGGACTGGTCCGGTGATCTCCCGAACGGTCGTGGAGTTCTGGGAACAACACGAGTTGGTCACCTTGGTCCAGCATGGTCTTGTCACCACGGTGTGGTGTGCCTGCTGTCTTTGGTGCTGGTGTTGCCCGGGTGCCCGTCAGCGCGGGTGCGGTCTGGCCGGTAGCTCTCCCGCCACGATCCGCTGGTCGTGTCCGGGTCACACCTGGCCGACGCCGCAACCGATGCTGGTGGGACGCCTGCCGATGGCCACCTTCGCGTGTCGGAAGAACACCCGTGAGTGTTTGTGGGTGCCATAGCACCCAAAAACACTCACGGCGGTCACCTGCGTTCGCTGATGCGCTGCTCGCCTAGGAAACAGCGCCCAACCCGTCCGGGATCGCAGATCAGTGTCTGCGACCACGGACCGTGCGGTGGTCTCACCTCGTCGTTTCCCGATCGCCCGCGGCGACCGCGAGCAAGTCGGTGGAGGAGGTCAGCTTGACCCGCGGCCGACGCTGCGGTTTGGCGGTCTTCTTCTCGTGGCGGTCGATCGATTCCCACGCCGCGTAGTCGAGCGCCTCGGGCCGTCGCTCGGTCAGCAGCGTGCGGAGCGCTTCGGCGTCGTGCTCCGGGGACTTCAGGCGCCCTGCCTCGTAGTCGTCCAGCAAGGCCTGAACGGTGTCCTCGGCGCACTTCTTGTTGGTGCCGATCACCCCGGACGGTCCGCGCTTGATCCACCCGGCGGCGTAGACGCCGGCGAGCGGGTCTCCGGTCGCCGGATCGACGACCCGCCCCCGGTTGTTGGGCAGCGTGCCCTTGTCGGCGTCGAACGGCAGTCCCGGCAGTGGTCGTCCGCGATATCCGATGGAACGCAGCACCAGCCCGCAGTTCAGCTCGGTGACGTCGCCGGTTGGCTGCGCGACCAGACGTCCGGAGGAATCGGCGAGCGCGTTGCGGACCACTCGAATGCCACGGACGCGGTCGTCCCCGAGGATCTCCACCGGTGAGGTCAGGAACCTCAGCTCGACTCGCTTGTCACCGCGTCCGGACGGCTGTCTGGCGAGTTCGGCGAGGACCTCGGTCTTGAACACACCGATGTCGTGTGGGCTCAGGGCAGCGGCGCTGACCGGGTCGAGCGCGGCATCCGCAGGATCGACGACGACATCGAAGTCGTCCGTGTCGGCGAGCCCGAGGAGTTCGGGTGTCGTGAACGCCGCTTGCGCCGGGCCACGTCTGCCGAGGACGAGAACCTCGGAGATATTGCTGGAGGCCAGTGCTTCGAGTGCGTGGTCGGCGATGTCGGTGCGGGCGAGCCGGTCGACGTCGCTCGCGAGGATGCGGGCGACGTCGAGGGCGACGTTGCCGTTGCCGACGATCACCGCGCGTTCGCCGGAGAGGTCGAAGGTGCGGTCG
This genomic interval carries:
- a CDS encoding FAD-dependent oxidoreductase, with translation MTYVITRSCCNDATCVTVCPVNCIHPTPDEPDYATAEMLYIDPDTCIDCGACVDVCPVEAITPDFDLTENAERYLDINARYFRDPAHQGYPETQYQKRKPAVEVSEPEPLRIAIVGSGPAACYAAEELLSRKGLQAEVHMFERLPTPWGLVRHGVAPDHQDTKEITRQFTGTARRKNLDLHLNVDIGEHLSHDELLTHHHAVLYAVGAATDRSLGVPGEELPGSHSATEFVAWYNGHPDFADRTFDLSGERAVIVGNGNVALDVARILASDVDRLARTDIADHALEALASSNISEVLVLGRRGPAQAAFTTPELLGLADTDDFDVVVDPADAALDPVSAAALSPHDIGVFKTEVLAELARQPSGRGDKRVELRFLTSPVEILGDDRVRGIRVVRNALADSSGRLVAQPTGDVTELNCGLVLRSIGYRGRPLPGLPFDADKGTLPNNRGRVVDPATGDPLAGVYAAGWIKRGPSGVIGTNKKCAEDTVQALLDDYEAGRLKSPEHDAEALRTLLTERRPEALDYAAWESIDRHEKKTAKPQRRPRVKLTSSTDLLAVAAGDRETTR